A genomic stretch from Sphingobacterium sp. ML3W includes:
- a CDS encoding outer membrane beta-barrel family protein: MKGLLFLLLAPLLSTAQTRQVAGQIQKGNSEQLADVSIVLLDSTYQQIREMKTDLSGKFELTLKQHTKYYLKASHLNFGTKELFFYSDTIKSPLIVTLLPKAKELEEVNVVGRQPRLIRKLDRLEFNVQHSNLSALNTWDILKRTPLVMANGSDLMVRGSKKIMVLINDHKILLSGEELKTYLENTAGNDVQSIEVITNPPAKYEAEGSTIINIKLSKSTLYGYRGTLVGLAEKSTTWKQLFGLTQYYKNEKFNLRATYNFGRGTYARYETNYVYYPKEQTSWEGTMDRFDTNNSQNSYVLSMEYTPDTTWSVNMGLTGYYGPRSYGVYEVPTAIYNKDRVQESSYFTTNDHERSNKNNNLYLQVSKKLSSKWSINWSSYFTSSNATNDQDVLTALNFKGEKPSSTRFISNNESENRLLSTQMDITGKIKELEVEFGGKFSAVKTTSDLIFSDDESGTLQYRPDKSSLFDYKERNAALYTSFNYSWKKWSWKAGLRGEYTDLEGRVSEPEDINKKDYFVLFPTFYMQYALSDQQQFGFSYGKRISRPAYSWLNPAKSYYNLFSYFQGDPRLRATIVHNLNLTWTKNNWNVDLFYRFEKWPNMEIALQDNVNHQLIFQYTNIKKGQGAGIDLGKSFQLTSRWGLNLQLEGMYNENYFMGADAVLHKNDVYIGNGNISSNYVLDKNAGWNLELGNTFTSPTIQGPFRITGYSSTYVMTNRKFFNKRLEVNLAFMDIFRTEKMRISSKYADQNNYFDDYRDTRKVNVTLRYHFGNQKVKSSNQPNKTEEQSRL; this comes from the coding sequence ATGAAAGGATTATTATTTTTGCTCTTAGCTCCTTTGCTTTCCACAGCACAGACTAGACAAGTAGCGGGACAGATTCAAAAGGGAAATAGCGAGCAACTGGCTGATGTATCTATTGTGTTATTGGATAGTACTTATCAACAAATTAGAGAAATGAAGACTGATCTTTCCGGAAAGTTTGAATTAACATTGAAACAGCATACGAAATACTATCTCAAAGCATCACATTTGAATTTTGGCACGAAGGAATTATTTTTTTACAGCGATACCATAAAAAGTCCGTTGATCGTGACACTTCTTCCTAAAGCGAAAGAGCTTGAGGAAGTTAATGTTGTAGGCCGGCAGCCTCGATTGATCCGCAAGTTGGATCGCCTAGAATTTAACGTACAGCATAGTAATCTCTCTGCACTCAATACCTGGGATATCCTTAAACGTACACCTTTGGTGATGGCTAATGGCTCGGACTTAATGGTTCGGGGAAGTAAAAAGATTATGGTGCTGATCAATGACCACAAGATTCTGCTCAGTGGCGAGGAGCTGAAAACCTATCTGGAGAATACCGCTGGCAACGATGTCCAGTCCATCGAGGTGATTACCAATCCCCCTGCAAAATATGAAGCGGAGGGAAGTACAATCATCAATATCAAGCTTTCCAAATCTACCTTATATGGGTATCGGGGTACGTTAGTGGGGTTGGCGGAAAAAAGCACGACCTGGAAACAGTTGTTTGGACTGACACAGTATTACAAGAATGAAAAATTCAATCTACGGGCGACATACAATTTTGGGCGTGGTACCTATGCACGTTATGAAACAAACTACGTGTATTACCCGAAAGAACAGACCTCATGGGAAGGCACGATGGATCGTTTCGATACCAATAATAGCCAAAATAGTTATGTGCTTTCGATGGAATATACACCAGACACAACATGGTCGGTCAATATGGGCTTAACGGGTTATTATGGGCCGAGGTCCTACGGGGTCTATGAGGTACCTACAGCAATCTATAATAAAGACCGTGTGCAAGAATCCAGCTATTTTACAACAAATGATCATGAACGGTCCAATAAAAACAACAATCTTTACCTTCAGGTAAGCAAGAAACTCAGCTCCAAATGGAGTATCAATTGGTCTTCTTATTTTACGTCCAGCAATGCTACCAACGATCAAGATGTTTTGACGGCATTGAATTTTAAAGGGGAAAAACCATCAAGTACGCGTTTTATTAGCAATAACGAGAGCGAAAACCGACTTTTATCCACACAAATGGACATTACGGGAAAGATAAAAGAGCTAGAGGTCGAGTTCGGTGGAAAGTTTAGTGCTGTAAAAACAACAAGTGACTTAATATTTTCGGACGATGAATCAGGTACCCTGCAATATCGGCCCGACAAGAGTAGCCTGTTTGATTATAAAGAGCGTAATGCCGCCTTATACACATCGTTTAACTATAGCTGGAAGAAATGGAGCTGGAAGGCGGGGTTAAGAGGGGAGTATACCGACCTAGAAGGACGGGTTTCAGAACCGGAGGACATTAATAAGAAGGATTATTTTGTGTTGTTTCCCACTTTCTACATGCAATATGCGCTCTCGGATCAGCAACAATTCGGATTTTCCTATGGTAAACGCATCAGCCGTCCCGCTTATTCATGGCTTAATCCGGCGAAATCCTATTATAACCTGTTTTCATATTTCCAGGGAGATCCCCGCTTGAGGGCCACGATTGTGCATAATCTCAATCTGACCTGGACAAAGAACAATTGGAATGTGGATCTATTTTATCGTTTTGAAAAATGGCCTAATATGGAAATTGCTTTGCAGGACAACGTCAATCACCAGCTGATCTTTCAATATACCAATATTAAGAAAGGGCAAGGGGCAGGTATAGATTTGGGGAAGAGCTTTCAATTGACCTCCCGTTGGGGATTAAATCTTCAACTGGAAGGAATGTACAATGAGAATTATTTTATGGGGGCCGATGCGGTGCTACATAAGAACGATGTTTATATCGGTAATGGCAACATAAGTTCAAACTATGTCTTGGACAAAAATGCGGGTTGGAATCTGGAACTCGGCAATACGTTTACCTCACCGACTATTCAGGGACCATTCCGGATTACAGGCTACTCCAGTACCTACGTGATGACCAACCGAAAGTTTTTTAATAAGCGACTGGAAGTCAACCTTGCATTTATGGATATTTTTAGGACAGAGAAAATGAGGATATCGTCAAAATATGCTGATCAGAACAATTATTTTGATGATTATCGGGATACAAGAAAGGTAAATGTGACGTTGCGGTATCACTTTGGGAACCAAAAGGTCAAGAGCAGCAACCAACCGAATAAGACCGAAGAGCAATCAAGACTTTAG
- a CDS encoding META domain-containing protein, producing MKVNLMILAVALAFSTVACNTTGKKSEATGAGDTATTVQKPSVVDNASLEGTWELKSITTPETAGKALKELYKDKIPTLTFTSKDHKVEGNNGCNGIGGTYESEKGNSIKIGDKLVSTMMHCENAAYNEFMNGLKSTTNFDIRDNELTFISGDIVVMQFVKK from the coding sequence ATGAAAGTAAATTTAATGATTTTAGCAGTTGCATTGGCATTTTCAACTGTTGCATGTAACACAACAGGAAAAAAATCTGAAGCAACAGGAGCTGGCGATACCGCAACTACAGTGCAAAAACCAAGTGTAGTGGATAACGCATCTTTGGAAGGAACATGGGAGCTTAAGTCTATTACCACACCAGAGACAGCAGGAAAAGCACTGAAGGAATTGTATAAGGACAAAATCCCAACATTAACTTTCACAAGCAAAGACCACAAAGTAGAAGGTAACAACGGTTGTAATGGTATCGGTGGTACTTACGAAAGTGAAAAAGGCAATTCCATTAAGATCGGTGATAAATTGGTATCTACGATGATGCACTGTGAAAATGCGGCTTACAATGAATTTATGAATGGCTTAAAATCTACGACAAACTTTGACATTAGAGATAATGAGTTAACATTTATCTCTGGCGATATTGTCGTGATGCAATTTGTAAAAAAATAA
- a CDS encoding aminotransferase class I/II-fold pyridoxal phosphate-dependent enzyme, with the protein MKKDQSKIIREQVDRSALREHSTPLYLTSSFIFDSAEQGRAVFAGEEDAMIYSRYANPNTSEFINKVCIMEGAESGLSFASGMAAVFASFAAIIESGDHIVSSRAIFGSTHQLFTELFPRWGVTTTYVDAANPEEWEKAIQPNTKIIFLESPSNPGLELVDLEWLGKFKEKYPNIILSIDNCFATPYLQKPIQYGFDLVIHSATKYMDGQGRVLGGIVVGKQELIDKLMFFIRHTGPALSPFNAWIISKSLDTLGIRMDRHCSNALALAQALENHPEIEDVKYPFLPSHPQYELAKKQMKAGGGIVTLVVKGGFERAKAFVDQLEMILYTSNLGDSRSIATHPASTTHSKLSEDERLNLGIQPGSIRLSVGLEDQEDIINDILQALEKTK; encoded by the coding sequence ATGAAAAAAGATCAATCTAAAATCATACGTGAACAGGTCGATCGTTCAGCACTTCGCGAACATTCGACTCCTTTATACCTCACATCAAGTTTTATCTTCGACAGCGCTGAACAAGGTCGGGCGGTCTTTGCTGGAGAAGAGGATGCAATGATTTATTCTCGCTATGCAAACCCGAATACTTCCGAGTTCATCAACAAGGTTTGTATTATGGAAGGTGCTGAATCGGGCTTATCTTTCGCATCTGGTATGGCTGCAGTATTTGCATCCTTTGCTGCAATTATCGAAAGTGGAGACCATATTGTTTCTTCACGCGCGATATTTGGTTCTACCCATCAGTTATTTACAGAACTTTTTCCGCGTTGGGGTGTTACCACAACTTATGTAGACGCGGCTAATCCTGAGGAATGGGAAAAGGCTATACAGCCAAATACGAAAATTATATTTTTGGAATCACCGTCCAATCCCGGATTGGAATTGGTTGATTTAGAATGGTTGGGCAAGTTCAAAGAAAAATATCCAAATATTATTCTTTCGATCGACAACTGTTTTGCGACGCCATATCTTCAGAAACCAATTCAGTATGGATTTGACTTGGTCATCCATTCAGCGACTAAATACATGGATGGACAGGGACGTGTTTTGGGTGGTATTGTCGTTGGAAAACAGGAATTGATAGACAAATTGATGTTCTTTATCCGTCACACAGGCCCCGCATTGTCACCATTTAATGCCTGGATTATTTCCAAAAGTCTGGACACCCTAGGTATCCGTATGGATCGCCATTGTTCCAATGCACTCGCACTGGCACAAGCGTTAGAAAATCATCCGGAGATCGAAGATGTAAAATATCCTTTTCTACCAAGCCATCCACAATATGAGCTAGCTAAGAAGCAGATGAAAGCAGGCGGTGGCATTGTTACACTGGTTGTCAAGGGTGGTTTTGAACGTGCAAAAGCTTTTGTTGACCAATTGGAAATGATTTTATACACATCCAACTTAGGTGATTCCAGATCAATCGCTACGCATCCAGCATCCACGACACACTCCAAGCTGTCTGAGGACGAACGACTGAACTTAGGTATACAACCGGGCAGTATTCGATTGTCGGTTGGATTAGAAGATCAGGAAGATATTATCAACGATATCTTACAAGCCCTAGAGAAGACAAAATAA
- a CDS encoding alpha-L-fucosidase, whose amino-acid sequence MFTILLSSILLSSGTVAKPDTLKPYGALPTERQLKWQEMETYCLIHYTPTTFQNKEWGYGDAQPALFNPSAFNANQIAKAAADGGFRGLISVAKHHDGFCLWPTKTTSYSIGSSPWKNGKGDMVKEFMEATHRNGMKFGVYLSAWDRHDEHYGTPAYANAYRQQLTELMSNYGPLFTSWHDGANGGDGYYGGHEGKRIIDRTTYYEWHEKTWPIVRKLQPNAVIFSDIGPDMRWVGNEHGFAAETSWATFTPIGLNGKVAVPGATESHNAESGDRNGKYWIPAECDVPQRPGWFYHEEQNSRVKTPNQLFEIYLKSVGRGASMNLGLAPMPSGTLHENDVKSLKAFGKKIKETFHTNLAKGATITASNTRNADTKTYATSLITDNDRYSYWATDDTKTSATLEIKLKSAATFDLIQLRENIKLGQRIDSVVVEQWRDNTWKPLAKATSIGANRLIKLEQPTTTARLRLHIYAPVAITLSDFGLFKEYNESFAFDTKELKKQTGFKLKTGASNNTVYMSDGNPNTFATVSDQGVLVIETNGQTSGIGFLPRQDKKTGGIPTKYKISTSVDGKKWISVKEGEFSNIKANPILQQVFFETSNNTKFIKFEPTQFIEGNELTIAELELYGK is encoded by the coding sequence ATGTTCACAATCTTGTTATCCTCCATCTTACTTTCCAGCGGTACGGTAGCTAAACCAGATACGTTAAAACCTTATGGAGCTTTGCCAACCGAACGCCAATTAAAATGGCAGGAGATGGAGACCTACTGCTTGATCCATTATACGCCAACGACTTTCCAAAATAAAGAATGGGGTTATGGTGATGCGCAGCCTGCTTTGTTTAATCCTTCGGCATTTAATGCAAATCAGATTGCCAAAGCAGCGGCAGATGGAGGTTTCAGAGGCCTGATCAGTGTTGCCAAACATCATGATGGATTTTGTTTATGGCCAACCAAAACAACCTCCTACAGTATTGGCTCCTCTCCATGGAAAAATGGAAAAGGCGATATGGTAAAGGAATTTATGGAAGCGACACATCGTAATGGAATGAAGTTCGGTGTATATTTATCTGCGTGGGACCGTCACGATGAACATTATGGTACACCAGCTTATGCCAATGCCTATAGACAGCAACTGACCGAATTGATGAGCAATTATGGCCCCTTGTTTACCTCTTGGCACGATGGTGCCAATGGAGGTGATGGTTATTACGGTGGACATGAGGGGAAACGGATCATTGACCGAACAACTTATTATGAATGGCATGAGAAAACATGGCCTATCGTACGTAAACTTCAACCTAATGCGGTGATTTTCTCGGATATTGGTCCCGATATGCGCTGGGTAGGTAATGAACATGGTTTTGCTGCCGAAACCTCTTGGGCGACATTTACACCAATAGGGCTAAATGGAAAAGTAGCAGTACCTGGAGCAACCGAATCGCATAATGCAGAATCGGGAGACCGGAACGGAAAGTATTGGATTCCCGCAGAATGTGATGTTCCCCAACGTCCGGGATGGTTTTATCATGAGGAACAGAATAGCCGTGTAAAAACACCCAATCAACTGTTTGAAATCTATCTGAAATCGGTTGGTCGAGGTGCCAGTATGAATCTTGGTCTAGCACCAATGCCTTCAGGTACACTTCATGAAAATGATGTGAAATCCCTAAAGGCTTTTGGTAAAAAAATTAAAGAAACTTTCCATACCAATCTGGCAAAAGGTGCAACCATCACAGCCTCAAATACACGTAATGCTGATACCAAAACATATGCGACATCGTTGATTACGGATAATGACCGCTATAGCTATTGGGCTACCGATGATACAAAAACTTCGGCTACACTTGAAATTAAGCTAAAGTCAGCGGCGACATTTGATCTTATTCAATTGCGTGAAAACATTAAATTGGGACAACGGATTGACAGCGTTGTTGTGGAACAATGGCGTGACAACACCTGGAAACCCTTGGCTAAAGCAACTAGTATTGGTGCGAATCGCTTGATAAAACTTGAACAACCAACGACAACGGCACGCTTACGGTTACATATTTATGCTCCGGTAGCAATTACCTTAAGTGATTTTGGCCTGTTCAAGGAATATAATGAATCTTTTGCCTTCGATACAAAAGAGCTTAAAAAACAAACGGGCTTTAAATTAAAAACCGGAGCATCGAACAATACGGTGTACATGAGCGATGGTAATCCAAATACCTTTGCAACTGTAAGTGACCAAGGAGTCTTGGTTATTGAAACAAATGGCCAAACCTCGGGTATTGGTTTCCTGCCGCGTCAGGATAAAAAGACCGGCGGTATCCCGACGAAATACAAAATCTCAACCAGTGTAGATGGTAAAAAATGGATAAGCGTCAAAGAAGGCGAATTCTCCAATATCAAAGCAAATCCAATCTTGCAGCAGGTATTTTTTGAAACAAGCAATAATACCAAGTTTATCAAATTTGAACCAACGCAATTTATTGAAGGGAATGAGCTGACAATTGCTGAGCTTGAACTTTATGGTAAATAG
- a CDS encoding SGNH/GDSL hydrolase family protein, which translates to MKRFQKNIKLYIGFAAIALAASCKPSIDLDTKGGNPENVDFSKYIAVGNSLTSGYANSGLSLKGQEQSFPNMLAQEMKKVGGGEFLQPYFPAENYNGSGFLYLKALVNGQPQLGTVTDHLAIRGQTEDKKPLYIKYTGPINNLGVPGMRLDMAFAPGIGTTKGNPYFERLLPDNAPVTTTYVDYATTKDHTFFSFSLGNNDVLGYATNGAVTTDATNTLISEQDFARFYTGFITKLTSKEQKGVVATIPDVTAVPYFTTVTRQALLAAANAALKAQDPNAAPLTDIYIKTKTIPRAATDKDMFILPFSSAGLLGRRDLKDPVTGVVNPAPYGLHPANPVGDNFVLDEAEAKMVQDRIVALNTTIKQIADSKKLAVADIYSFLNKVKSGYQINGIAISNKYITGNIFSLDGVHLTPMGYAIMANVFVDAINAKYSTKLGKVNISQYGGVALP; encoded by the coding sequence ATGAAAAGATTTCAAAAAAATATTAAGCTTTATATTGGTTTTGCGGCGATAGCATTGGCTGCGTCCTGTAAACCGTCTATCGACCTTGACACCAAAGGTGGAAACCCCGAAAATGTAGATTTCAGCAAGTATATAGCTGTCGGTAACTCACTAACTTCTGGATACGCCAATAGTGGGCTCAGTCTCAAGGGTCAGGAACAATCTTTCCCGAATATGCTTGCTCAAGAAATGAAAAAAGTAGGCGGAGGAGAGTTTTTGCAACCTTATTTTCCTGCGGAAAACTATAATGGTAGTGGGTTCTTATATTTAAAAGCACTGGTGAACGGTCAACCGCAATTGGGTACAGTTACTGACCACCTGGCCATCCGTGGACAAACGGAAGACAAAAAGCCGCTTTACATCAAGTACACTGGTCCCATCAATAATCTGGGCGTACCGGGAATGCGTTTGGATATGGCATTTGCGCCAGGAATAGGTACCACAAAAGGGAATCCTTATTTTGAGCGATTGCTACCCGACAATGCGCCAGTCACCACAACTTATGTAGATTATGCAACGACTAAAGACCATACCTTCTTTTCCTTCTCATTAGGAAATAATGATGTATTGGGCTATGCAACAAATGGTGCCGTAACTACTGATGCCACAAACACCTTGATTTCTGAACAGGACTTTGCGAGGTTTTATACCGGCTTTATCACCAAATTGACCAGCAAAGAACAAAAAGGAGTTGTTGCCACCATTCCTGATGTGACGGCCGTTCCTTACTTCACAACAGTGACACGCCAGGCATTATTGGCTGCAGCGAATGCGGCATTAAAAGCGCAAGATCCCAATGCCGCACCACTCACGGATATCTACATTAAAACAAAGACAATCCCACGTGCAGCAACGGATAAAGACATGTTTATTCTACCATTTTCTTCGGCTGGCTTATTGGGCAGACGAGATCTCAAAGACCCTGTAACTGGCGTTGTCAATCCGGCTCCTTACGGTCTACATCCAGCAAATCCTGTTGGTGACAATTTTGTCTTGGATGAGGCTGAGGCAAAAATGGTCCAAGATCGTATCGTCGCGCTAAACACAACGATCAAACAAATTGCGGACAGCAAAAAACTTGCAGTAGCGGATATCTACAGCTTCTTGAACAAAGTAAAATCGGGCTATCAGATTAACGGTATCGCCATCAGCAATAAATATATTACTGGAAACATCTTTTCATTGGATGGAGTTCACTTAACACCTATGGGCTATGCCATTATGGCCAATGTTTTTGTTGATGCGATCAATGCAAAATATAGCACCAAATTAGGGAAAGTAAATATCAGCCAGTATGGTGGAGTTGCCTTACCTTAG
- a CDS encoding outer membrane protein transport protein has product MKKLLFSILCASPSLLFAQGSQVNTQGVRALGMAGAGSALFTDETSIFYNPGGLAKMDHNAVSAGISTVMYRSAFKESGSNQVYNTRSQVTPPFSVFATFGPDNARWKAGLGVYTPYGGAVDWGDSWPGKYELNHLKLRAIYIQPTISYKLTDNLSVGAGFVYNIGMVDLARSLPLFLPDGSSASAKLTGTGTGIGYNVGAHYNFDNNVAISLSYRSKVVTKLKKGDADFTVPDAVAASFPDTKFSAELPLPASLNLGISVPVSDKVDVVADGTFIQYNIYKKLVFDYADNTPLLQDTEQIKNYKNAFSGKIGVNYKACEHLAVRAGVGYVKTPVDKDHVYAETPDNDRIMGALGLSYAINDKFSLHAAYVLQKLKERTVVSPATQIEGAYKTNIHAPSISFTYKW; this is encoded by the coding sequence ATGAAGAAATTATTATTCTCAATACTTTGTGCATCACCATCACTGCTCTTTGCACAAGGGTCTCAAGTGAATACGCAAGGCGTACGAGCATTAGGTATGGCTGGTGCTGGATCTGCACTATTCACAGACGAAACAAGTATATTCTACAATCCGGGAGGTTTAGCAAAAATGGACCATAATGCGGTATCAGCAGGGATATCTACGGTAATGTATCGATCAGCCTTCAAAGAATCAGGAAGCAATCAAGTCTACAACACACGCTCGCAAGTTACCCCACCATTTTCTGTCTTTGCTACATTTGGCCCTGACAATGCACGTTGGAAAGCTGGTCTAGGTGTTTATACACCCTACGGTGGAGCAGTGGATTGGGGAGACAGTTGGCCTGGAAAATACGAACTCAACCACCTCAAGTTGCGCGCGATTTACATACAGCCTACCATTAGTTATAAACTTACCGATAACTTAAGTGTAGGTGCCGGATTCGTGTACAACATCGGTATGGTCGATCTAGCGCGGTCATTACCCTTGTTTTTACCTGACGGATCTTCTGCAAGTGCTAAATTAACTGGTACCGGTACTGGTATAGGCTACAACGTTGGTGCCCATTACAACTTTGACAACAACGTCGCGATCTCCCTATCTTACCGATCGAAAGTCGTTACCAAACTAAAAAAAGGGGATGCTGATTTTACGGTACCTGATGCTGTTGCAGCTTCGTTTCCCGACACCAAATTCAGTGCAGAGCTTCCTTTACCGGCATCACTTAACCTAGGCATTTCGGTCCCAGTTAGTGACAAAGTAGATGTTGTTGCCGATGGAACTTTTATCCAATATAATATTTATAAAAAGTTAGTATTTGATTATGCAGACAATACACCGCTGCTACAAGATACTGAGCAGATAAAAAATTATAAGAATGCATTTTCAGGGAAAATTGGTGTGAATTATAAAGCCTGCGAGCATTTGGCTGTACGTGCCGGAGTAGGTTATGTAAAAACACCGGTTGACAAAGACCATGTTTATGCGGAGACACCGGACAACGACCGTATCATGGGGGCACTGGGATTGTCTTATGCAATTAACGACAAATTCAGCCTGCACGCAGCTTATGTTTTACAAAAATTGAAAGAGCGTACTGTAGTAAGCCCCGCAACACAAATTGAGGGTGCTTACAAGACTAACATTCATGCCCCTTCAATTTCATTCACCTATAAATGGTAA
- a CDS encoding HAMP domain-containing sensor histidine kinase has protein sequence MELKPKNYIILFTLFFAILIGIQGYQLYNTYRLKQREVFADVKKNLDRLEDSDSIFDNNLLSKDIARDYYIKLVKKEITAEGLKNLYKTHAQKTSLELTKYVDSIFRPLGMHVILRQEILGIYYKDVATPLVNGPITVYTTKGTFHNPTELSSSKWLTEKTETNKVQDSVQSREILYVFSVPRKTSFEVVNLRWILFRELTSLLLSTLLILAAFIWLFYRTITNLRKQDKQIAVLHDVVDNISHELKTPIATLKIAAKTLRKSPDDTIIAVIERQVNRLEQTLDPLNEHQTTTSLAPITPDELASIFSDFQLCNPTVKLIVAPSSNMQICLNPLDAATLFSNLMNNAAKYGATQLNIRFEEQKNQLSIQVSDNGQGMEESELPYIFEKFYRIQKNNIHDTKGLGIGLFLVKNIIKKYAGDISVMSKLQQGTTFVVLLPR, from the coding sequence ATGGAATTGAAACCTAAAAATTATATCATCCTTTTCACCCTATTTTTTGCCATCCTCATTGGCATACAAGGTTATCAATTGTACAATACCTATCGGCTCAAACAACGTGAAGTATTCGCTGATGTCAAAAAGAACCTGGACAGATTAGAAGACTCCGATTCTATTTTTGACAACAACTTATTAAGCAAGGATATCGCCCGTGATTATTACATTAAACTGGTTAAAAAGGAGATCACGGCAGAAGGTCTAAAAAATTTATATAAAACACATGCGCAGAAAACATCCCTGGAGCTAACAAAATATGTCGACAGTATATTCCGGCCACTGGGTATGCATGTGATCCTCCGACAGGAAATATTGGGTATTTATTATAAGGATGTAGCAACCCCATTGGTTAATGGACCCATCACCGTGTATACCACAAAGGGCACTTTTCACAACCCTACGGAATTATCAAGCAGCAAATGGCTTACAGAGAAAACTGAAACAAACAAAGTTCAGGATAGCGTCCAGAGCAGAGAAATCTTATATGTTTTTTCTGTTCCGCGAAAGACGTCTTTTGAAGTGGTCAATCTGCGCTGGATTTTGTTCAGGGAGCTGACTTCGCTATTACTGAGCACTTTATTGATTCTTGCAGCATTTATCTGGCTGTTTTATCGAACCATCACTAATCTCCGAAAACAAGACAAACAGATCGCTGTCTTGCACGATGTGGTGGACAATATCTCGCACGAGCTAAAAACGCCTATCGCTACCCTTAAAATTGCGGCTAAAACACTCCGAAAATCTCCGGATGACACGATCATAGCGGTTATTGAACGCCAGGTTAACCGCTTGGAACAGACACTAGATCCGCTGAATGAGCACCAAACGACGACGAGTTTAGCCCCCATAACTCCGGATGAACTAGCGAGTATTTTTAGTGATTTTCAGCTGTGCAATCCAACGGTCAAACTCATTGTTGCGCCAAGCTCCAACATGCAGATTTGCCTTAATCCTCTAGATGCAGCGACATTATTTTCAAACCTGATGAATAACGCGGCCAAATACGGTGCTACACAACTGAATATCCGTTTTGAAGAGCAGAAAAACCAGCTATCCATTCAGGTCAGCGATAATGGACAAGGAATGGAAGAAAGCGAATTGCCTTATATTTTTGAAAAGTTTTACCGTATCCAAAAAAATAATATCCATGACACGAAGGGTTTAGGAATCGGTCTATTTTTGGTTAAGAATATCATCAAAAAATATGCGGGCGATATCAGCGTGATGAGTAAATTGCAGCAAGGAACAACTTTTGTGGTGCTATTGCCGCGCTAA
- the tpx gene encoding thiol peroxidase, which produces MATITFKGNPVNTKGNLPQVGEQAPDFKLTAGDLSDKSLADFKGKKIVLNIFPSVDTGTCAASVRAFNKEASQLDNTVVLCISKDLPFAQGRFCAAEGLSNVVTLSEYKDANFSDAYQLAIADGPLAGLLSRVVITLDENGKVLYEEQVAEIADEPNYAAAIASLN; this is translated from the coding sequence ATGGCTACAATCACTTTTAAGGGCAATCCAGTGAACACAAAAGGCAATTTACCACAAGTTGGTGAGCAAGCGCCTGATTTTAAATTAACTGCAGGAGATCTTTCAGATAAGTCACTCGCAGACTTCAAAGGGAAAAAAATTGTGTTAAATATTTTTCCTAGTGTGGATACTGGAACTTGTGCGGCATCTGTACGTGCGTTTAACAAAGAAGCATCTCAATTGGACAATACGGTTGTATTATGTATATCAAAAGATTTGCCATTTGCACAAGGTCGTTTTTGCGCAGCCGAAGGCTTGAGCAATGTGGTGACATTATCAGAATATAAAGATGCGAATTTCTCTGATGCTTATCAATTGGCAATCGCCGATGGACCATTAGCAGGTCTATTGAGCCGAGTTGTGATTACTTTGGACGAGAATGGTAAAGTCTTGTACGAAGAGCAAGTTGCCGAAATCGCTGACGAACCAAACTATGCTGCAGCGATTGCTTCGTTGAACTAG
- a CDS encoding OsmC family protein produces MKIKLNRVNQAVHFEASSELSSVKVNIDGSEAIGGEGKGVRPMELVLMALGSCSVFDLHSILVKQRQQIDDVQVEVEGKRREEVPQVFTDIHINFFLKGEIDEVKATKAAELAVKKYCSVHDMLAAGGINITYSLKIN; encoded by the coding sequence ATGAAAATCAAATTAAACCGTGTCAACCAAGCTGTGCATTTCGAAGCCAGCAGTGAATTATCTTCCGTCAAAGTGAATATCGATGGTTCTGAAGCGATCGGTGGTGAAGGAAAAGGTGTTCGCCCCATGGAGTTGGTATTGATGGCATTGGGTTCTTGCAGCGTTTTTGACCTACATAGTATCCTGGTAAAACAGCGTCAACAAATTGATGATGTCCAAGTGGAAGTAGAAGGAAAGCGCCGTGAAGAAGTGCCCCAAGTGTTTACGGATATTCATATCAACTTTTTCCTCAAAGGGGAAATTGATGAAGTGAAGGCGACGAAAGCAGCCGAGCTAGCTGTGAAAAAATATTGTTCAGTACATGATATGCTTGCAGCGGGTGGTATCAACATCACTTATTCGCTAAAAATAAACTAA